Proteins encoded in a region of the Paenibacillus sp. W2I17 genome:
- the dtd gene encoding D-aminoacyl-tRNA deacylase has protein sequence MRVLVQRCKEAQVTVGDELTGKIESGLMLLVGITHEDTEKDAQYLADKVSGLRIFEDDQEKMNLSLLDVGGAVLSVSQFTLYGDCRKGKRPSFAAAARPEAAELLYETFNQLLRDKGIQVETGRFGAMMDVTFTNWGPVTLMLESSVRQEPRA, from the coding sequence ATGAGGGTGCTTGTACAACGCTGTAAAGAGGCTCAGGTGACCGTGGGAGACGAGCTTACCGGTAAGATCGAATCCGGATTAATGCTGCTCGTAGGCATTACCCATGAGGACACCGAGAAGGATGCCCAGTATCTGGCTGACAAAGTTAGTGGGTTGCGGATATTTGAGGATGATCAGGAGAAGATGAATCTCAGCCTGCTTGATGTAGGCGGTGCTGTATTGTCTGTTTCCCAGTTCACCCTGTACGGAGATTGTCGCAAAGGAAAGCGTCCGAGCTTTGCGGCTGCGGCCCGACCTGAAGCGGCGGAACTGTTATATGAAACGTTTAATCAACTACTACGCGATAAAGGTATTCAGGTTGAAACCGGGCGTTTCGGAGCGATGATGGATGTAACATTTACCAACTGGGGACCCGTGACTTTGATGCTTGAAAGTTCGGTTCGTCAGGAACCACGTGCATAA
- the hisS gene encoding histidine--tRNA ligase, which produces MAFQKPTGTQDLLPGVVEKWQYVEEKARDLCRRFNYREIRTPIFEQTSLFVRGVGETTDIVEKEMYTFDDKGNRSMTLRPEGTAGVVRAYVENKIYGEPDVSKLYYIGPMFRYERPQAGRQRQFHQFGVEAIGALDPAIDAEVIALGYQLCVELGLKDVKVEINSVGNSTSRAEYRETLLGFLRPMKDSLCKDCQSRMERNPLRVLDCKVDQDKFVGAPSILDSLDEESLNHFAKLQAYLDDFGVDYAVNNRLVRGLDYYTLTAFELKAQGIGAIDTVGGGGRYNGLVGDIGGPDQPGIGFGIGLERIQLILEHQNIEVTTLAPLDVYFVALGEAADREVNRLLFKLRQSGLSGERDYLGRKMKAQMKSADRFKSRYTAILGDDELERGEIALKSMDTGEQQTVKLDDLVAAIREGK; this is translated from the coding sequence ATGGCTTTTCAAAAACCGACTGGAACGCAGGACTTACTGCCTGGAGTTGTCGAGAAATGGCAGTACGTAGAAGAAAAAGCACGAGATCTGTGTCGACGGTTTAATTACCGTGAGATTCGCACACCGATCTTCGAACAGACTTCTTTATTTGTACGCGGTGTAGGAGAGACTACCGATATCGTTGAGAAAGAAATGTATACCTTTGATGACAAAGGCAATCGCAGCATGACTCTTCGTCCAGAGGGAACAGCGGGTGTTGTCCGTGCGTATGTAGAGAATAAAATCTACGGCGAACCGGATGTGAGCAAGCTCTATTACATCGGTCCGATGTTCCGGTACGAGCGTCCGCAGGCAGGCCGTCAACGTCAGTTCCACCAGTTTGGTGTAGAAGCCATCGGTGCACTGGACCCGGCGATTGATGCCGAAGTGATCGCACTTGGCTACCAATTGTGCGTGGAACTCGGCTTGAAGGATGTCAAAGTAGAGATCAACTCCGTTGGTAACTCGACCAGCCGTGCAGAATATCGCGAGACGTTACTTGGGTTCCTTAGACCGATGAAAGACAGCCTGTGCAAGGACTGCCAGTCCCGCATGGAGCGTAATCCGCTGCGTGTGCTCGATTGCAAAGTTGATCAGGACAAATTCGTTGGGGCACCTTCCATACTGGATAGCCTGGATGAAGAGTCTTTGAATCACTTTGCCAAGCTGCAGGCTTACCTGGATGATTTCGGAGTGGATTATGCTGTGAACAATCGTCTTGTACGGGGCTTGGATTATTACACACTGACTGCGTTTGAATTAAAAGCCCAAGGTATTGGAGCAATAGATACGGTTGGCGGCGGTGGTCGGTACAATGGTCTCGTTGGAGATATCGGCGGACCTGATCAGCCGGGCATCGGCTTCGGTATTGGTCTGGAGCGTATTCAACTGATTCTGGAGCACCAAAACATTGAGGTTACTACACTGGCTCCACTGGATGTGTACTTTGTTGCTCTGGGAGAGGCAGCTGATCGTGAAGTGAACCGTCTGTTGTTCAAACTTCGTCAGTCGGGACTGTCTGGGGAACGTGATTATCTGGGCCGTAAAATGAAAGCACAGATGAAATCAGCTGACCGTTTCAAATCCCGCTATACTGCCATCCTTGGTGATGACGAGCTGGAGCGTGGTGAGATCGCCCTCAAGTCGATGGATACGGGTGAACAACAAACCGTGAAGCTGGATGATCTGGTAGCGGCAATTCGCGAAGGTAAATAA
- a CDS encoding ThiF family adenylyltransferase, producing MLHQFSRTELAIGPEGLDALKNSTVAVLGIGGVGGIAVEALARSGVGRIILIDKDVVDITNINRQIHALTTTVGQKKADLMVERVKLINPECDAIALNMFYTEETYEELFKYELDYVLDASDTIIYKIHLIKECLKRKIPMISSMGAANKMDPTKFQVADISKTTMDPIARVVRTTLRKDGIKKGVKVVFSTEKPMKPREDVTQKIVPENAPEIRKAKQPPASNSFVPPVAGLIMVSVAIKDLLEIAENKQQ from the coding sequence ATGCTCCATCAATTTTCAAGAACAGAACTTGCGATCGGACCTGAAGGTCTGGACGCATTGAAGAATAGTACAGTCGCTGTGCTCGGTATTGGCGGCGTAGGTGGAATTGCTGTAGAAGCTCTTGCCCGTAGCGGCGTTGGGCGCATCATCCTGATTGATAAAGACGTAGTGGACATCACCAATATTAACCGCCAGATTCATGCTCTGACCACGACAGTAGGGCAGAAAAAAGCGGATCTGATGGTGGAACGTGTGAAACTGATCAATCCGGAATGTGATGCGATTGCATTGAATATGTTTTACACGGAAGAAACGTATGAGGAATTGTTCAAATATGAACTGGATTATGTGCTGGATGCATCCGACACGATTATCTACAAAATCCATCTCATTAAAGAGTGCCTCAAACGTAAAATTCCGATGATTTCCAGCATGGGTGCGGCGAATAAAATGGATCCAACGAAATTCCAGGTTGCAGATATTTCGAAAACAACCATGGACCCGATTGCCCGTGTTGTGCGGACTACACTTCGCAAAGACGGCATTAAAAAAGGTGTGAAGGTGGTCTTCTCGACTGAAAAGCCGATGAAACCGCGCGAGGACGTAACACAGAAAATCGTTCCCGAGAATGCTCCGGAAATTCGCAAGGCCAAACAGCCACCTGCGAGTAACTCATTCGTGCCTCCGGTAGCTGGACTGATTATGGTCAGTGTTGCGATTAAGGATTTGTTAGAAATTGCAGAGAACAAGCAGCAGTAA
- a CDS encoding type 1 glutamine amidotransferase domain-containing protein, translated as MSKVAFLLANDFEDSEMQVPYDEVKKAGHEVEIIGLKAGETLKGKGGKASYTTDKAIGDASASDYDAVVIPGGSSPENLRTDAHILKFVTEINSAKKPIAAICHGPQILASAGLLKGRTITSYPPLKDDMVNAGAEFKDHEAVVDGNYITSRTPEDEPAFVRELLKVI; from the coding sequence ATGAGTAAAGTTGCTTTTTTATTGGCGAATGACTTTGAAGATTCGGAGATGCAGGTCCCGTATGACGAAGTAAAGAAAGCTGGACATGAAGTGGAGATTATCGGATTAAAAGCCGGTGAGACCCTTAAAGGTAAAGGAGGAAAGGCCTCCTATACCACAGATAAGGCGATTGGTGATGCATCCGCTTCAGATTATGATGCAGTCGTGATTCCTGGTGGATCATCCCCTGAGAATTTGCGAACTGATGCGCACATCTTGAAGTTTGTCACCGAGATCAACAGTGCGAAGAAACCAATTGCTGCGATCTGTCATGGTCCGCAAATTTTGGCTAGTGCCGGTCTGTTGAAAGGCCGCACCATTACATCCTATCCACCACTTAAGGATGACATGGTAAACGCAGGAGCAGAGTTCAAGGATCATGAGGCCGTTGTGGATGGAAACTATATTACATCCCGTACGCCTGAAGATGAGCCAGCGTTTGTACGTGAACTGCTAAAAGTTATATAA
- a CDS encoding UvrD-helicase domain-containing protein, which yields MSDSFQSAYQEEEYRLERTMEEVDSQLERLQNIPVYTGHDFTEQVLEAGREERRTALSKSAQQPYFGRLDFEEQGSGARKPLYIGKIGVDREEVGEHPLVIDWRAPVASLFYSFTGGEASATYEAPEGLIEGLVYLKRNVVIRQRILERVADTYNRDSDQPAVSDEFLVYRLGENKDNKLRDIVSTIQAEQDLIIRAARNTALIIQGVAGSGKTTVALHRLAFLLYQYKEQVSAEKMVIFAPNHMFLDYISDVLPELGVGDIQQRTFPDWAMNLLGLEMPLANTSDTLNTWFETPDARPELNDDVPGRYKGSIRFMELIREWLSGMEADSVPDMDFSPWDGKVLSKTEIENWFGEEYKHYPLAKRKERVMARVHRWIEMELKKPMPEAVRKERKKKAATREKAYAKKWPQYEPLTLYKQLFKAAKGGSVPASLSGLIPKLVMKQTAADLKQDIVREEDLPALVYIHTLVHDIEGSERFDHIVIDEAQDFSPFHVALLDQFVKGHSFTILGDLSQGIHEYRGVHAWEEMSSLFPEEQNAYFALTRSYRSTMEIIDYANTILERGVKSGITAIPVFRSGDPVRTLAYGGEGRTASLEEALKVLTVKDYRTVSILTRTLHEAEVLHRDLQVAGWDLNLIDGGKKQYTGGHSVLPVYLSKGLEFDAVIVADVDQKHYLPNAGDAKLLYVGCTRALHELWLFHDGELPIYAAATHNPDGEPVTVQGWPELG from the coding sequence ATGTCAGACAGCTTTCAAAGTGCCTATCAAGAAGAAGAGTACAGGTTAGAGCGAACGATGGAGGAAGTGGACAGTCAGCTGGAAAGACTGCAGAACATTCCGGTGTATACCGGCCACGACTTCACAGAACAAGTGCTGGAAGCTGGACGCGAAGAGCGCCGCACCGCCTTGTCCAAGAGCGCGCAGCAACCCTATTTCGGACGCTTGGATTTCGAAGAACAGGGCAGTGGTGCACGGAAACCGCTGTATATTGGCAAAATCGGCGTAGACCGCGAAGAGGTGGGAGAGCATCCGCTCGTCATCGACTGGCGTGCTCCTGTCGCAAGCCTGTTTTACTCATTTACGGGAGGCGAAGCCTCCGCTACCTATGAAGCCCCCGAAGGGCTTATCGAAGGTCTCGTATATCTGAAACGAAACGTTGTCATTCGGCAGCGGATATTGGAACGTGTGGCGGATACATATAACCGTGACAGCGACCAGCCAGCGGTATCAGATGAATTCCTCGTTTATCGTCTGGGAGAGAACAAGGATAACAAACTCCGTGACATCGTATCTACGATTCAGGCGGAGCAGGATCTGATTATTCGTGCAGCGAGAAACACTGCATTGATCATTCAGGGTGTAGCTGGATCTGGGAAAACAACGGTTGCCCTGCATCGGCTTGCCTTTTTGCTATATCAGTACAAGGAGCAGGTATCTGCAGAGAAAATGGTTATTTTTGCACCCAACCACATGTTCCTGGATTACATCTCGGATGTGCTCCCGGAACTTGGAGTAGGGGACATTCAGCAGCGGACGTTCCCGGATTGGGCGATGAATCTGCTGGGGCTGGAGATGCCTTTGGCGAATACGTCGGATACATTGAACACCTGGTTCGAAACACCTGATGCTCGGCCTGAATTGAATGATGATGTACCTGGACGTTACAAAGGATCGATCCGTTTCATGGAGCTTATTCGAGAGTGGCTCTCGGGCATGGAAGCGGATTCCGTACCGGATATGGACTTCAGTCCATGGGATGGTAAGGTGCTCAGCAAGACGGAGATCGAGAACTGGTTCGGTGAGGAATACAAGCATTATCCACTGGCCAAACGCAAAGAGCGGGTCATGGCGAGAGTTCACCGCTGGATTGAGATGGAACTCAAGAAACCGATGCCAGAAGCTGTGCGCAAAGAACGCAAGAAAAAAGCAGCGACTCGTGAGAAGGCCTATGCCAAAAAATGGCCTCAATATGAGCCGCTTACGCTATACAAACAGTTGTTCAAAGCTGCAAAGGGTGGCTCTGTGCCAGCCTCGCTCAGCGGGCTTATTCCAAAACTGGTCATGAAACAAACTGCAGCAGATCTGAAACAGGATATCGTCCGTGAAGAGGACCTGCCTGCATTGGTATACATTCATACATTGGTCCATGATATTGAGGGTTCGGAGCGATTTGACCATATTGTAATCGATGAAGCGCAGGACTTTTCCCCTTTTCATGTGGCGTTATTGGATCAGTTCGTCAAAGGGCATTCCTTCACCATACTGGGTGACTTGTCTCAAGGCATTCATGAGTACCGTGGTGTTCATGCGTGGGAAGAGATGAGTTCTTTATTTCCTGAGGAACAGAATGCATATTTTGCATTAACCCGAAGTTATCGTTCAACGATGGAAATTATCGACTATGCAAACACGATTCTGGAACGTGGCGTCAAGAGCGGGATTACGGCGATTCCTGTTTTCCGTAGTGGTGATCCGGTTCGGACGTTGGCTTATGGAGGCGAAGGGCGGACGGCGAGCCTTGAAGAGGCTTTGAAGGTGTTAACCGTCAAAGACTACCGAACGGTCTCCATTCTGACCCGTACACTGCATGAAGCAGAGGTGCTTCACCGTGACCTTCAGGTCGCAGGCTGGGATCTAAATCTGATCGATGGTGGCAAAAAGCAGTACACGGGTGGACACTCCGTTTTACCTGTCTATCTGTCCAAAGGGTTGGAGTTTGATGCCGTTATTGTGGCAGACGTAGACCAGAAGCATTATTTGCCAAATGCGGGTGATGCAAAGCTGTTGTACGTTGGTTGTACACGGGCCTTGCACGAATTGTGGCTCTTCCATGATGGTGAACTGCCGATCTATGCGGCTGCAACACATAATCCCGATGGCGAGCCGGTAACCGTTCAAGGTTGGCCAGAGCTTGGGTGA
- a CDS encoding tetratricopeptide repeat protein: MSKVGRNDLCPCGSGKKYKKCCLNKESSAVESILGIISTEQPVREASIQPESKLTLTKLKKMVASDLKWEHPAHEQLALQTIENMRNQYEPEVILEALVLWNGYSRQTRPTVKKTGSFSAAIEYLLSEEYGFNVSKAELADKYEVTTGTISRKVKEMNSYIEEYGMGGETDELLMLNGPGTSKDKAQALLSKAMEASSSKRRVHLAETALEMYPDSSDAYLILAEESDNEHDARSYLKEGIAAGKRELGELFFEENKGDFWGLHETRPYIRICKSYAESCWFGGDTKEAAQILEHMLELNTEDNTGARYLLAAVYLNSNQLDQAEQLLEEYGRGDTATAFAYDKIILEYKKNGITSQLKMLYRVARGVNKHVPDYLLGLKRLPHNLPDFVGMGDSDEAIEYVIMHSRLWASTPDLLKWMLQQ; the protein is encoded by the coding sequence TTGAGTAAGGTTGGAAGAAATGATTTATGCCCATGCGGTAGTGGGAAAAAATATAAGAAATGTTGTCTGAACAAGGAGTCCTCTGCAGTAGAATCCATACTGGGGATAATATCAACGGAGCAACCGGTTCGGGAAGCCTCCATTCAGCCTGAGAGCAAACTGACCTTGACCAAGCTGAAAAAGATGGTGGCAAGTGATTTGAAATGGGAGCATCCGGCTCACGAACAGCTGGCCCTGCAGACTATTGAGAACATGAGGAACCAATACGAGCCAGAGGTAATTTTGGAAGCTCTGGTGCTATGGAACGGCTACTCCCGTCAGACCCGCCCTACTGTGAAGAAGACAGGCTCGTTCTCTGCTGCAATTGAGTATTTGCTGTCCGAGGAATACGGCTTCAATGTCTCAAAGGCTGAGTTGGCTGATAAATATGAGGTAACGACAGGCACGATCTCCCGGAAGGTTAAGGAGATGAATAGTTACATCGAAGAATACGGCATGGGCGGTGAAACGGACGAGCTATTGATGCTGAACGGTCCAGGCACATCGAAAGACAAAGCACAGGCTCTGCTGTCTAAGGCGATGGAAGCGAGCTCTTCCAAACGGAGAGTACATCTGGCGGAAACAGCGCTGGAGATGTATCCTGACAGTTCTGATGCGTATCTCATTTTGGCTGAGGAATCGGACAATGAGCATGATGCACGATCTTACCTCAAGGAAGGAATCGCTGCTGGCAAACGTGAACTGGGCGAACTGTTCTTTGAGGAGAACAAAGGGGACTTCTGGGGGCTTCATGAGACTCGTCCCTATATCCGGATATGCAAAAGCTATGCCGAATCCTGCTGGTTTGGCGGAGATACCAAAGAAGCAGCACAGATCCTGGAGCATATGCTAGAGCTTAATACGGAAGACAATACCGGAGCACGTTACCTGCTCGCTGCTGTGTATTTGAACAGTAACCAATTGGATCAGGCAGAGCAATTGCTGGAGGAGTATGGAAGAGGTGACACCGCAACTGCCTTTGCCTATGACAAGATCATTCTGGAGTATAAGAAAAACGGAATCACCTCCCAGCTCAAAATGCTGTACCGTGTGGCCCGGGGTGTGAACAAACATGTGCCTGATTACCTGTTGGGTTTGAAGCGGCTGCCGCATAACCTCCCTGACTTTGTCGGAATGGGCGACTCCGACGAAGCGATTGAATATGTCATTATGCATTCCCGTTTATGGGCGAGCACGCCGGATCTGTTGAAGTGGATGCTGCAACAATAG
- a CDS encoding DMT family transporter, which translates to MSSSHDKDTRIIQPLKYTLLIILTTLIMGTSFPVGKIGMLYAPPFLLMGIRYILAGGLMALFLRKRPLPTGWQAWLKIILIGLFQSAGVMGCAYYSMNWITSGESAIITFTNPLLVIILSALLYRVTYRFSQWIGVILGFIGIMLTFGWQMSFSPGTWIGFGGAISFAVSTLLIKRWGNGYDTFVLTAYQMLAGGAALLLLSVWTEQPHFMVNTTSVMALLWLTLVCSIIQFSLWFYLLQNSDPAQTSSYLFLAPFFGVLSSWILLREHVQWFALAGGLLIGVGIFLVNRRSSRMRNSVT; encoded by the coding sequence ATGAGCTCCAGTCATGATAAAGATACCCGGATCATACAACCATTGAAATATACACTATTGATCATTTTGACAACGCTAATCATGGGTACTTCTTTTCCAGTTGGCAAGATCGGCATGTTATATGCCCCACCTTTCCTGCTCATGGGCATACGTTATATACTGGCAGGTGGCTTGATGGCGTTGTTCCTTCGTAAACGTCCTTTGCCTACTGGATGGCAGGCTTGGTTGAAAATAATCCTCATTGGTCTGTTCCAATCCGCAGGAGTGATGGGCTGCGCCTACTACAGCATGAACTGGATTACATCCGGTGAATCCGCCATTATTACGTTTACCAATCCGCTACTGGTCATTATCCTCAGTGCTCTTTTATATAGAGTGACCTACCGTTTCAGTCAGTGGATCGGTGTTATACTCGGTTTCATCGGGATTATGTTAACTTTTGGATGGCAGATGAGCTTTAGCCCCGGAACCTGGATTGGATTTGGTGGTGCGATCTCCTTTGCCGTGTCCACATTGCTCATCAAACGCTGGGGCAATGGCTACGATACTTTTGTCTTAACAGCCTATCAGATGCTTGCTGGAGGTGCTGCGTTGCTTCTGCTGAGCGTATGGACTGAACAGCCTCACTTTATGGTCAATACCACTTCGGTTATGGCGCTGCTCTGGTTAACGCTTGTTTGCTCCATCATTCAGTTCTCACTCTGGTTTTATCTGCTTCAGAATAGTGACCCAGCCCAAACCAGTTCGTATCTGTTTCTGGCACCATTCTTTGGTGTATTATCGAGTTGGATTTTACTAAGAGAACACGTTCAGTGGTTTGCATTGGCAGGCGGTCTACTCATTGGTGTTGGCATATTCCTGGTGAACCGTCGCTCATCCAGAATGAGAAATAGCGTAACATAA
- a CDS encoding ABC transporter ATP-binding protein has product MEEQQQAGQNEPKVGKKGFKDFVKLIASTNPPKLILILALILTLIQTTAGLIVPLMTKGLIDGLTTSALNKSVILLLLGAFVIQAIASGISIYMLNYAGQRVVATLRTKLWNKVLSLRMPYFDRNRTGDTMSRITNDTSQIMTLIADYLVSFVSNIVAVVGGVALLFYLDWVMSLIILSLVPLTLLILLPVGKKMYKISKKQQDEMAGLTSVLSQVIGEIRLVKAYGTEKQEVEAGDSRIRKMFAFGLQEARILALIGPLFTFVMTAVLVVILGVGGMRVASGMLSPGELVAFILLLFQVIMPMGQFTTLYSRLQKVVGATERIQAILADEEEPHDSTKVAPKGNETIAFHNVHFSYVTGEEVLHGINLTVPTQKVTAIVGPSGSGKSTLFSLMEQFYMPDSGYISYGGQAITDYSLASWRSKIGYVSQESPLMAGTIKDNITYGLGREATMDEIRRAAEMAYSADFIDKLPQGYDTEVGERGIKLSGGQRQRIAIARALLRSPDILMLDEATSSLDSTSEYEVQQALSNLMEGRTTIVIAHRLSTVVDSDQIVVLEHGHVTGTGTHTELISNHPVYRELAQKQFVAQEGQD; this is encoded by the coding sequence ATGGAAGAGCAGCAACAAGCAGGGCAGAATGAACCGAAGGTAGGAAAAAAGGGATTTAAGGATTTCGTCAAGCTTATCGCTTCCACGAACCCGCCAAAACTGATCTTGATTCTAGCCCTCATCTTAACCCTGATTCAAACTACAGCCGGACTGATCGTGCCATTGATGACCAAAGGTCTGATTGATGGATTAACCACTTCGGCATTGAACAAATCTGTTATTTTGTTATTGCTTGGGGCATTTGTAATTCAGGCAATTGCCTCGGGTATTAGCATTTATATGTTAAATTACGCCGGACAACGCGTCGTCGCAACACTTCGCACCAAGCTGTGGAACAAGGTATTGTCGCTGCGAATGCCGTATTTCGACCGCAATCGTACAGGCGATACGATGAGCCGGATTACGAATGATACAAGCCAGATCATGACGTTGATCGCGGATTATCTAGTTTCCTTTGTATCCAACATCGTCGCTGTTGTGGGTGGCGTGGCATTACTATTTTACTTGGATTGGGTGATGTCGCTCATTATTCTGAGTCTGGTGCCACTTACGTTGTTGATTCTGTTGCCGGTCGGGAAGAAAATGTACAAGATCTCCAAGAAGCAGCAGGATGAGATGGCAGGTCTTACGTCCGTGCTCAGTCAGGTTATTGGTGAGATCCGCTTGGTCAAAGCCTACGGCACGGAGAAACAGGAAGTGGAAGCAGGGGATTCCCGGATTCGTAAAATGTTTGCTTTTGGCTTGCAGGAAGCACGCATCCTCGCTCTGATCGGTCCCTTGTTTACATTTGTCATGACTGCCGTGTTGGTCGTTATTCTGGGTGTGGGGGGAATGCGTGTAGCGTCTGGCATGCTGTCACCGGGTGAACTGGTTGCGTTCATTTTGCTGTTGTTCCAGGTCATTATGCCAATGGGACAATTCACGACGCTGTACTCCCGTTTACAGAAAGTAGTTGGTGCTACGGAGCGCATACAAGCTATTCTTGCCGATGAGGAAGAGCCGCATGACAGCACCAAGGTAGCTCCAAAAGGAAATGAGACGATTGCATTCCATAATGTACACTTTTCCTATGTTACAGGTGAGGAAGTGTTGCACGGAATCAATCTGACGGTACCTACACAAAAAGTGACAGCGATTGTCGGTCCAAGCGGTAGCGGCAAATCAACGCTGTTCTCTTTGATGGAGCAGTTCTATATGCCAGATTCAGGCTACATTTCATATGGAGGACAAGCGATAACGGATTATTCTTTGGCCTCCTGGCGCAGCAAGATCGGGTATGTATCTCAGGAAAGTCCACTTATGGCGGGTACGATCAAAGACAACATCACGTACGGATTAGGTCGTGAGGCCACGATGGATGAGATCCGACGAGCTGCTGAGATGGCCTATTCTGCCGACTTTATCGACAAGTTGCCACAGGGATATGACACGGAAGTGGGCGAGAGAGGAATTAAGTTATCCGGGGGCCAACGTCAGCGGATTGCTATTGCTCGTGCCTTACTGCGCAGTCCGGATATTCTGATGTTGGATGAAGCAACATCCAGTCTGGACAGTACCTCGGAGTATGAAGTACAACAGGCTTTGTCCAACCTGATGGAAGGCAGAACCACGATTGTGATAGCACATCGGTTGTCCACAGTAGTGGACTCCGATCAGATTGTTGTATTGGAGCATGGACATGTTACCGGAACAGGAACTCATACGGAATTAATTAGCAACCATCCGGTATACCGTGAATTAGCTCAAAAACAGTTTGTGGCACAGGAAGGGCAAGATTGA
- a CDS encoding NCS2 family permease: MKHGWMTRRLGMEPGDQWKKEVVAGAISYFAVVYIVMVNATILSDAGMPLQAAMVGTLLTSIAGCLLMAFGGKSPIIVVPGMGINAFFTYTLVHSMKLSWQEALAVVTVTGILFAIVAFTSLYKMISEAIPKNLQHGITVGIGLFLTFIGLQKSGIVIAHQTTFVAIGHFNDPNVITACVTLVLALILFIRNVQGGLLISILVGTGLAYVLGAVNPGESVSAMDALRQYGGLFGELSLMKLADVAFWIAVFLLLLIVVFENIGLITAQTQMIGRPERFKGSLRALSISTVLAGVFGSSPPVAAAETTAGIAAGGRTGLTPLVTAVLFGATFFFIPLLGYIPDSAIAPILIIIGGLMVQGVKDMDFGDFTEAFPAFLIMVMIPFTYSIVDGMAFGFIAYPLAKLAAGQGKQVPVVMYGISILFLANFVLHGVL; the protein is encoded by the coding sequence ATGAAACACGGATGGATGACCAGACGTCTTGGCATGGAGCCAGGAGACCAGTGGAAGAAGGAAGTTGTGGCGGGAGCCATTTCCTATTTTGCTGTGGTCTATATCGTTATGGTCAATGCTACAATTCTTTCCGATGCCGGGATGCCCTTGCAGGCGGCCATGGTTGGAACCCTGCTGACATCCATTGCAGGCTGTTTGCTCATGGCATTTGGCGGAAAATCACCGATTATCGTGGTACCCGGAATGGGGATCAATGCATTTTTTACGTATACACTTGTACATTCCATGAAATTAAGCTGGCAAGAAGCGCTGGCCGTTGTAACCGTTACAGGTATACTGTTTGCCATTGTTGCGTTTACGTCACTATACAAAATGATCAGCGAAGCGATTCCAAAAAATCTGCAGCATGGGATTACGGTGGGAATTGGTTTGTTTCTGACATTTATCGGTTTACAAAAAAGTGGAATTGTCATCGCACATCAGACCACGTTTGTTGCGATTGGGCATTTCAATGATCCGAATGTCATTACAGCCTGCGTTACGCTGGTGCTTGCCTTGATTTTATTTATACGGAACGTACAGGGTGGGCTTCTGATCAGTATTCTGGTCGGGACAGGCCTTGCCTATGTACTTGGAGCAGTGAACCCGGGTGAATCCGTATCAGCGATGGATGCGCTGCGTCAATACGGTGGGTTGTTTGGCGAATTGTCTTTGATGAAGCTGGCTGATGTTGCCTTCTGGATCGCGGTATTTTTGCTACTACTAATTGTGGTGTTCGAAAATATCGGATTAATTACCGCTCAGACACAGATGATTGGTCGTCCAGAGCGATTCAAAGGAAGTCTACGCGCCCTATCCATTAGTACCGTACTGGCAGGTGTATTCGGAAGCAGTCCTCCTGTTGCTGCAGCCGAGACTACAGCCGGAATTGCCGCAGGCGGTCGCACAGGTTTGACTCCACTCGTTACAGCCGTGTTATTCGGGGCTACTTTTTTCTTCATTCCGCTGCTCGGTTATATTCCAGACAGTGCAATTGCGCCCATTTTGATCATTATTGGTGGCCTGATGGTCCAAGGTGTGAAAGATATGGATTTTGGTGACTTCACAGAGGCATTCCCGGCATTCCTGATCATGGTCATGATTCCATTTACATATAGCATCGTGGACGGTATGGCGTTTGGATTTATTGCCTATCCATTAGCGAAGCTGGCAGCAGGTCAGGGTAAACAGGTACCTGTGGTCATGTATGGCATTTCCATCCTCTTTTTAGCCAATTTTGTGTTGCATGGCGTTTTGTAA